In Variovorax paradoxus, a single genomic region encodes these proteins:
- a CDS encoding IS5 family transposase, producing the protein MSQISFADAEQAGKRKKTRREVFLGEMELVVPWKVLLKVIEPHYPVAGRGRRPYSLQAMLRVHLMQNWFALSDPAMEEALYEIASLRTFAGLGLEAIPDETTILNFRHLLEANDLAEDIFNQVNAHLARKGLLLKRGSIVDATIIAAPSSTKNSTGERDPEMHQTKKGNQWHFGMKAHIGVDADSGLVHTVTTTAANEADVEQVSDLLHGKEDAVWADSGYRGAQSRVKRNVQWHIAGRPSDIAKVTQSRAKARARKQEYQKASIRAKVEHPFRVIKRQFGLAKVRFKGLAKNTAHVITLFALSNLWMARRKLIAMAGQVRPQVA; encoded by the coding sequence ATGAGCCAGATCAGTTTTGCGGATGCGGAGCAAGCGGGCAAGAGGAAAAAGACCAGGCGCGAAGTCTTCCTTGGCGAGATGGAACTGGTGGTGCCGTGGAAGGTGCTGCTCAAGGTCATCGAACCCCACTATCCAGTGGCAGGGCGAGGTCGTCGGCCTTACTCGCTGCAAGCCATGCTGCGCGTGCACCTGATGCAGAATTGGTTCGCCCTGAGCGACCCGGCGATGGAAGAAGCCTTGTATGAGATCGCCTCGCTGCGCACGTTCGCCGGACTCGGTCTGGAGGCGATCCCCGACGAGACGACCATCCTGAACTTTCGCCACCTGCTGGAGGCCAACGATCTGGCCGAAGACATCTTCAATCAGGTCAACGCCCACCTGGCTAGGAAGGGACTGCTGCTCAAGCGCGGCTCCATCGTGGACGCAACCATCATCGCTGCCCCGAGCTCCACCAAGAACAGCACGGGCGAGCGAGATCCGGAGATGCACCAGACGAAGAAAGGCAACCAGTGGCACTTCGGTATGAAGGCGCACATCGGCGTGGACGCAGACTCGGGGCTGGTGCACACGGTGACGACCACAGCGGCCAACGAGGCGGACGTGGAACAGGTGAGCGATCTGCTGCACGGCAAAGAGGACGCGGTGTGGGCGGACTCGGGTTATCGCGGAGCACAGAGCCGGGTAAAGCGCAACGTGCAATGGCACATTGCTGGTCGGCCCAGCGACATAGCGAAGGTGACGCAGAGCCGAGCCAAGGCTAGGGCGCGCAAGCAGGAATACCAGAAGGCCAGCATCCGAGCAAAGGTCGAGCATCCGTTCCGGGTGATCAAGCGGCAGTTCGGCCTGGCGAAGGTGAGGTTCAAGGGGCTGGCCAAGAACACGGCACACGTGATCACGCTGTTTGCGCTGTCGAACCTGTGGATGGCCAGAAGAAAGCTGATTGCAATGGCGGGACAAGTGCGCCCGCAGGTAGCGTGA
- a CDS encoding IS701 family transposase: MNAAERFDRYLEHLSEGLGHADRHAGLRGYCTGLMLPLSRKSVEPMAARVDPMHASARHQSLHHFVAKAEWSDTQMLRRVCQWVMPKMDFSQGGWWIIDDTGFPKKGRHSVGVTRQYCGMLGKQDNCQVAVSISLASSQCSLPVAWQLYLPEDWASDPERRAKAGVPDEVRFATKTHIALQQLRTLLDEGAPRYCVLADAGYGVDNAFRQALSDMGLLYAVGVTSAVVVWPPGVQPLPPKPYSGMGRPPVMPRRTAALQPVSVKALAQSLPSRAFQNISWREGTNDTLNGRFAAVRVRHAGGNTGKARLRPEQWLLIEWPAGDAEPSKYFLSTLPEDTPIDELVGVAHQRWRIERDYQDLKQDFGLGHYEGRGWRGFHHHAALSIAAYGFLMAERLVADKSVGGKKNFIQRQVPALPKDYIPRGSPARTAPRGDVDHDAAPSTELSVDRSSWPVPLLRKGRRKATLVTQ, encoded by the coding sequence ATGAATGCAGCAGAGCGTTTTGATCGGTATCTTGAGCACCTGAGCGAAGGCCTTGGTCACGCTGACCGGCACGCCGGCCTTCGCGGTTACTGCACGGGCTTGATGCTTCCGCTGTCACGCAAGAGCGTGGAGCCCATGGCCGCGCGGGTCGATCCGATGCACGCGAGCGCCCGGCACCAGTCACTTCACCACTTCGTGGCCAAGGCCGAGTGGTCCGACACCCAGATGCTGCGACGCGTGTGCCAGTGGGTGATGCCCAAGATGGACTTCAGCCAAGGCGGCTGGTGGATCATCGACGACACCGGATTCCCGAAGAAGGGGCGCCATTCTGTTGGTGTCACCCGTCAGTACTGCGGGATGCTGGGCAAGCAGGATAACTGCCAGGTGGCAGTGAGCATCTCCCTTGCAAGCAGCCAATGCAGCCTGCCCGTGGCTTGGCAGCTGTACCTGCCCGAGGACTGGGCTTCAGATCCGGAACGCCGCGCCAAGGCTGGTGTTCCCGACGAAGTGCGCTTCGCCACGAAGACGCATATCGCGCTGCAGCAGTTGCGCACGCTGCTGGATGAAGGCGCACCGCGCTATTGCGTGCTGGCCGATGCGGGCTACGGGGTGGACAACGCCTTTCGCCAAGCGCTCAGCGACATGGGCTTGCTCTACGCGGTAGGTGTCACATCTGCCGTGGTGGTCTGGCCGCCTGGCGTTCAGCCGCTGCCACCCAAACCTTACAGCGGCATGGGCCGCCCGCCAGTGATGCCCCGGCGCACGGCGGCGCTGCAACCCGTGAGCGTCAAGGCATTGGCGCAGTCCCTGCCAAGCCGAGCGTTCCAGAACATCAGCTGGCGAGAGGGCACCAACGACACACTGAACGGCCGCTTCGCGGCCGTGCGAGTGCGCCACGCTGGAGGCAATACGGGCAAGGCACGTCTGCGCCCCGAGCAGTGGCTGCTCATCGAGTGGCCGGCAGGCGACGCTGAGCCAAGCAAGTACTTCCTGTCCACCCTGCCAGAAGACACGCCGATCGACGAGTTGGTCGGCGTTGCCCATCAGCGCTGGCGCATCGAGCGCGACTACCAGGATCTGAAGCAGGACTTCGGTCTCGGCCACTACGAGGGCCGAGGGTGGCGGGGGTTCCATCACCATGCCGCCTTGAGCATCGCGGCCTACGGGTTCCTGATGGCTGAACGCCTCGTCGCCGACAAGTCTGTCGGCGGCAAAAAAAACTTCATCCAACGCCAGGTGCCTGCCCTTCCCAAGGATTACATCCCCCGCGGCAGTCCTGCGCGCACAGCGCCACGTGGCGACGTCGATCACGACGCTGCGCCATCGACTGAGCTATCTGTTGATCGCTCGTCTTGGCCAGTGCCCCTGCTGCGGAAGGGCAGACGTAAAGCTACTCTTGTGACACAGTAA
- a CDS encoding alpha/beta hydrolase: protein MRGSVDPDCAAMVKAARSAGAKEIHEMDVLQARENMRARRSATQLPPRAIVRSDDQVATSEGRSVRVRIYRPPHASTDPLPVLIYFHGGGWTVGDLDVYDSMLRDLSAAAACAVVSTDYRLAPEHPFPAAIEDACICAQWVKQQAGTLGFDASRIAVGGDSAGGNIAAVLAGLHGIEHDTRFIFQLLVYPNTDLRASGPSYEEPQEDQIIDAEAIRWFIQKYLGDQDARENWKASPLLQSDMSKLPAALIIAAGFDPLRSEGRAYADALSAAGVKLNYVCFERQIHGFFLMTRITSEAGLAQALAAESLRAAFDTHATPCVFPDQRHVTS, encoded by the coding sequence ATGCGTGGAAGTGTCGATCCCGACTGCGCGGCCATGGTCAAGGCCGCCCGCTCGGCCGGGGCGAAAGAGATTCATGAGATGGACGTGCTACAGGCGAGAGAGAACATGCGCGCCCGCAGAAGCGCGACGCAATTGCCGCCTCGAGCCATCGTGCGCAGCGACGATCAGGTCGCGACAAGCGAGGGTCGGTCCGTGAGGGTTCGGATCTACCGACCGCCGCACGCATCGACCGACCCACTCCCCGTTCTGATCTATTTTCATGGCGGCGGATGGACAGTCGGCGATCTCGATGTCTATGACTCCATGCTCCGCGATCTCAGCGCGGCCGCCGCGTGTGCCGTGGTGTCGACTGACTACCGCCTGGCGCCCGAGCATCCGTTCCCTGCGGCGATCGAGGATGCGTGCATCTGCGCGCAGTGGGTCAAGCAGCAGGCGGGTACCCTCGGCTTCGATGCATCGAGGATCGCTGTCGGTGGAGATAGCGCCGGGGGAAATATCGCGGCAGTCTTGGCGGGCCTGCATGGAATCGAGCATGACACCCGGTTCATATTTCAACTGCTCGTCTATCCAAACACCGATCTGCGCGCTTCGGGCCCTTCATACGAAGAGCCTCAGGAAGACCAGATCATCGATGCTGAAGCGATCAGGTGGTTCATTCAAAAATACTTGGGGGACCAGGATGCGCGCGAGAACTGGAAGGCCTCGCCTCTTCTTCAGTCCGACATGTCGAAATTGCCAGCAGCCTTGATCATCGCGGCAGGCTTCGATCCGCTGAGAAGCGAAGGCCGCGCCTACGCCGACGCATTGTCAGCTGCCGGAGTCAAGCTGAACTACGTGTGCTTCGAGCGCCAGATACACGGCTTCTTCCTCATGACACGGATCACCTCCGAAGCGGGCCTGGCGCAGGCGTTGGCGGCCGAGAGCCTCAGGGCGGCCTTCGACACCCATGCAACCCCCTGCGTGTTCCCCGACCAGCGCCACGTGACTTCTTGA
- a CDS encoding NAD(P)-dependent alcohol dehydrogenase, producing MISHIQAAVLHEPGDTLSIEQLELAPLRNDEVLVKLAGTGICHTDLTTMRRPFPTAQSIVLGHEGAGIVAAVGSHVSRLAPGDAVVMSYNACGRCRNCVRQASMYCRNFFGSNFLGQREDGTTALSQSGVPVRNNFFGQSSFASHSVCREFNAVKVETKTPLAMLGPLGCGIQTGAGAIINVLKPAFGQSLAIFGAGSVGLAALLAAKAIGVGTLIAVDIDATRLKLALELGATHVIDPRKDDPVAAIHAITDDGVDFSFETTGNPVVMRAAVESLRALGQCGLVGGTPPGTEFTLDVRDTMTQGKTIRGIVEGDANSHAFIPELIKMHEQGRFAYDKLIRFYPFEQINQAIADSASGVAVKAIVRFDR from the coding sequence ATGATCAGCCACATCCAAGCAGCCGTGCTTCACGAGCCCGGCGACACGCTCTCCATCGAGCAACTCGAGCTGGCGCCGCTGCGAAACGACGAAGTGCTGGTGAAGCTCGCCGGCACCGGCATCTGCCACACCGACCTCACAACGATGAGACGGCCCTTCCCCACAGCGCAGTCGATCGTTCTGGGCCACGAAGGCGCCGGCATCGTCGCGGCCGTCGGCAGCCACGTGAGTCGGCTGGCGCCGGGCGATGCGGTCGTGATGAGCTACAACGCCTGCGGCCGATGCCGCAACTGCGTCCGTCAGGCCTCCATGTACTGCAGGAACTTCTTCGGCAGCAACTTCCTGGGCCAACGGGAAGACGGAACCACCGCGCTGTCCCAAAGCGGCGTCCCGGTCCGCAACAACTTCTTCGGGCAGTCCTCGTTTGCCAGTCATTCGGTTTGCCGGGAGTTCAATGCCGTAAAGGTGGAAACCAAGACGCCACTGGCCATGCTGGGCCCGTTGGGGTGCGGCATCCAGACCGGCGCGGGCGCCATCATCAACGTGCTCAAGCCGGCGTTCGGACAATCGCTGGCGATCTTCGGCGCCGGATCCGTGGGGCTGGCGGCGCTTCTGGCGGCGAAGGCGATCGGCGTCGGCACGCTCATTGCCGTGGACATCGATGCGACGCGCCTGAAGCTGGCGCTGGAGCTCGGCGCAACCCATGTGATCGATCCGCGCAAGGATGACCCGGTCGCCGCTATCCACGCCATCACCGACGATGGCGTGGATTTCAGCTTCGAGACGACGGGAAATCCCGTGGTGATGCGAGCTGCGGTAGAGAGCCTTCGGGCACTCGGACAATGCGGCCTGGTCGGCGGCACGCCGCCAGGCACGGAATTCACGCTCGACGTGCGTGACACGATGACCCAGGGCAAGACGATCAGAGGCATCGTCGAAGGTGACGCCAATTCACATGCCTTCATCCCCGAACTCATCAAAATGCACGAGCAAGGCAGGTTTGCCTACGACAAGCTCATCCGCTTTTATCCATTCGAGCAGATCAACCAAGCGATCGCGGATTCCGCTTCCGGCGTTGCCGTCAAGGCGATCGTCCGATTCGATCGCTGA
- a CDS encoding alpha/beta fold hydrolase, with translation MSADRRARLNGVDVVYREIGEGPLVICLHGFPDSPDTWADAARQIASDGYRVVSPFLRGYGPAGSASDGCYMAWAGAEDIAALIGHLGEKQARLIGHDCGASVAHAVAAVHPELVSQLVTMSVPHGRALFSALVSDQAQQRRSWYVFFFLSPLAELGLQHDDYALIERLWKDWSPGHAVPMDHVRSVKAMFSEGETLKNALSFYRQTHLPSHTQTGWAAAADRARAMISVPTLYLHGANDNCIGATVSEGVDQMFTGPFRRVLVPKAGHFPHLENPQFFVEEVRRFFASA, from the coding sequence ATGAGCGCCGACAGACGCGCACGCCTGAACGGAGTTGATGTCGTCTATCGGGAAATCGGGGAGGGGCCGCTGGTCATCTGCCTCCATGGTTTCCCTGATTCTCCGGACACGTGGGCGGACGCAGCGAGGCAGATCGCATCCGACGGGTACCGCGTGGTGTCCCCTTTCCTGCGTGGGTATGGGCCGGCGGGCTCGGCGAGCGATGGCTGCTACATGGCGTGGGCGGGTGCGGAAGACATCGCCGCGCTGATCGGGCATCTAGGCGAGAAGCAGGCCCGTCTCATCGGTCACGACTGTGGCGCTTCCGTTGCACACGCCGTCGCGGCCGTGCATCCCGAGCTTGTCTCGCAGCTCGTGACAATGTCGGTTCCGCACGGACGCGCACTGTTCTCAGCACTCGTCAGCGACCAGGCGCAGCAGCGCCGAAGTTGGTATGTCTTCTTCTTCCTGAGTCCTCTCGCCGAACTCGGCCTGCAGCACGACGACTATGCGCTGATCGAGCGTCTCTGGAAGGACTGGTCCCCCGGCCATGCGGTCCCCATGGACCACGTGCGGTCCGTGAAGGCGATGTTCAGCGAGGGCGAAACGCTGAAGAATGCCCTGTCGTTCTACCGGCAGACGCATCTTCCTTCTCACACGCAGACGGGTTGGGCGGCCGCCGCCGACAGGGCGCGCGCCATGATCTCGGTGCCCACACTGTACTTGCACGGTGCCAACGACAACTGCATCGGCGCCACAGTCAGCGAAGGAGTCGATCAAATGTTCACCGGGCCCTTCCGTCGTGTCCTCGTTCCGAAGGCCGGTCATTTTCCGCACCTGGAGAACCCCCAATTCTTCGTCGAAGAGGTAAGGCGATTCTTCGCTTCGGCCTAG
- a CDS encoding SDR family NAD(P)-dependent oxidoreductase — protein MTGRLKGKVAVITGAAGNIGLATAERFLAEGASVIAVDRNTEGLKAIKNSTADNLLAISGDVTSETDTLSLLEAATKRFGRIDIFFANAGVEGVIRHVPDYPMDAYDRIMEVNVKGVFLAMKHIAPHMSEGGSFIVTSSIMGLIGVPVNGPYAASKHAVVGLMKSAAIDFAPRKIRFNSVHPGLVQSEMFNRLVQDYEDPEAKRKAALGSIKLGRWIVPADIANAVLFFASDDSSMVSGQTLAIDGGQLL, from the coding sequence ATGACCGGAAGATTGAAGGGCAAAGTCGCTGTCATCACGGGTGCCGCAGGCAACATCGGACTCGCCACGGCGGAGCGCTTTCTCGCGGAAGGCGCCAGCGTGATCGCGGTGGACCGGAACACCGAAGGGTTGAAGGCCATCAAAAACTCGACTGCGGACAATCTGCTCGCCATCTCGGGCGACGTGACATCGGAAACCGATACCTTAAGCCTTCTGGAGGCGGCAACGAAGCGCTTCGGAAGAATTGACATCTTCTTTGCCAATGCGGGCGTCGAAGGCGTCATCCGGCACGTCCCCGACTATCCGATGGATGCCTACGATCGGATCATGGAAGTCAATGTCAAGGGTGTGTTTCTCGCCATGAAGCACATTGCCCCCCATATGAGCGAGGGCGGAAGTTTCATCGTCACGTCGTCGATCATGGGGCTCATCGGAGTCCCAGTGAACGGACCGTACGCGGCGAGCAAGCATGCCGTGGTGGGCTTGATGAAGTCCGCCGCGATCGACTTCGCCCCTCGCAAGATCCGATTCAATTCCGTCCATCCGGGACTGGTACAGAGCGAAATGTTCAACCGGCTCGTGCAGGACTACGAGGATCCCGAAGCAAAGCGCAAGGCTGCACTCGGCAGCATCAAGCTGGGACGATGGATCGTACCGGCCGACATCGCGAATGCCGTCCTGTTCTTCGCCAGCGACGACAGCAGCATGGTCTCCGGCCAGACGCTCGCGATCGACGGCGGCCAACTCCTCTAG
- a CDS encoding flavin-containing monooxygenase — MNHNETSNDVRVAIIGAGFAGLCMAVQLRKHGIEDFVILERAADIGGVWRENVYPGAACDVPAVLYSYSFEQGYPWTQAYPPQAEILGYMRHVVEKYDLAKHLRFGVKVCGASFDASAARWTVATLGGPRFSCAALVPAVGIFNEPMTPSITGIADFEGEILHSARWPRQAALDGRRVAVIGTGASAIQIVPEVAKRAAELTLYQRTAPYVVPKATIDPSDAAAERARVFAEFEIAARRRSDFEVTAKAQAAFADYLANQVPDPVLRAKLTPPFVMGCKRTLFSNHWYQALQGDNVHVETEAIEKLTANGILARNGTQRPFDVIVFATGFDPSNYLPGIDVVGSKGRKLNDTWHEGAEAYLGIAVPGFPNMFLMYGPNTNVAGSIIYMLECQAEYIVKALELMHARNTGTMEVTEEAYRGYSDTIQAQLSDSTLAASHCQSYFMNAAGRIVTNYPGTSLDYRHATEIVDPSCFHFG; from the coding sequence ATGAACCACAATGAGACTTCAAATGATGTGCGGGTCGCCATCATCGGCGCCGGATTTGCCGGGCTGTGCATGGCGGTGCAACTGCGCAAGCACGGGATCGAGGATTTTGTCATCCTCGAGCGTGCCGCGGACATTGGCGGCGTGTGGCGAGAGAACGTCTACCCCGGCGCTGCTTGCGACGTCCCGGCCGTGCTCTACTCCTACTCCTTCGAGCAGGGCTACCCCTGGACCCAGGCCTACCCGCCCCAGGCTGAGATCCTGGGGTATATGCGACACGTGGTCGAGAAGTACGACCTGGCGAAGCATCTGAGATTCGGCGTCAAGGTCTGCGGCGCCAGCTTCGATGCAAGTGCTGCGCGATGGACCGTGGCAACCCTCGGCGGCCCGCGATTCTCCTGCGCGGCGCTCGTTCCGGCCGTCGGTATCTTCAACGAACCCATGACGCCTTCGATCACCGGAATTGCCGACTTCGAGGGCGAGATCCTCCACTCGGCGCGATGGCCGCGGCAGGCAGCACTGGACGGTCGTCGCGTCGCCGTCATCGGCACGGGCGCCAGTGCGATCCAGATCGTTCCCGAGGTTGCCAAGCGCGCGGCGGAACTCACGCTGTATCAGCGTACGGCACCCTATGTCGTGCCCAAGGCGACGATCGATCCGAGCGATGCGGCCGCGGAGCGTGCGCGCGTCTTCGCCGAGTTCGAGATCGCGGCCCGCCGGCGCTCGGATTTCGAGGTGACAGCAAAGGCACAGGCGGCTTTCGCAGACTATCTGGCCAACCAGGTTCCGGATCCGGTCTTGCGGGCCAAGCTGACCCCTCCGTTCGTGATGGGCTGCAAGCGCACCCTGTTCTCGAATCACTGGTATCAGGCACTTCAGGGCGATAACGTCCATGTCGAGACGGAAGCGATAGAGAAGCTCACGGCCAACGGTATCCTTGCGCGCAACGGCACCCAACGACCATTCGATGTGATCGTCTTTGCGACTGGGTTCGATCCATCGAACTACCTGCCCGGCATCGACGTCGTTGGATCGAAGGGCCGCAAGCTCAACGACACATGGCATGAAGGCGCCGAGGCCTACCTCGGCATCGCAGTGCCGGGATTCCCGAACATGTTCCTCATGTATGGCCCGAACACGAACGTGGCAGGCAGCATCATCTACATGCTCGAATGCCAGGCGGAGTACATCGTCAAGGCGCTGGAGCTGATGCACGCGAGGAACACGGGCACGATGGAAGTCACAGAGGAGGCCTACCGCGGCTACAGTGACACGATCCAAGCGCAGCTGTCCGATTCCACGCTGGCGGCGTCGCACTGCCAAAGCTACTTCATGAACGCCGCAGGTCGCATCGTGACCAACTACCCGGGCACCTCACTCGACTATCGTCACGCGACGGAGATCGTCGATCCATCCTGCTTTCACTTCGGCTGA
- a CDS encoding aldehyde dehydrogenase family protein, whose amino-acid sequence MTLESFDPTAVRYPATNFVQGTVLAGDADSYEILRPSDGKLARVEQCASVELVDRAIQSARLAFRKSGWAQRAPRERARVFAKWASLVVEHASELAQLESVVSPRLYSDAHMWDINNAAELIRFSAEAADKLEGQTLATAADALSMVVREPYGVVAGITPFNAPMALAVTKVAPALIAGNACVIKPSEFTPYSLVRIAQLGHQAGLPEGLFNVVSGSGGSTGSALIKHPDVDYVSFTGSTTAGARVMADAALAGVKPVSLELGGKSPHLVFDDAGDIDTLAEMIVGSCTRNAGQVCFTGSRLVVHKSLADRLIERMRAIMVDIRHGPTWDVTSRMGPIMSEAQGRRIEDILARATDAGTRVLTGGRRAETPFGGVYFEPTILLAATSDSPAVREEFFGPVLTVQTFSEDDEGISLAGHPMFGLAAGIHTKSLERALRAARSISAGSVWINHYGPVPDYNSPFFSPHKQSGLGQEGGMPGVQKYLKSKAIRLKHGFFA is encoded by the coding sequence ATGACACTCGAATCCTTCGATCCCACCGCGGTCCGCTATCCGGCGACCAACTTCGTCCAGGGCACTGTCTTGGCAGGCGACGCCGATTCATACGAAATCCTTCGGCCGTCGGATGGAAAGCTCGCGCGTGTCGAGCAATGCGCTTCCGTCGAACTCGTCGACCGGGCCATTCAATCGGCCCGGCTGGCATTCCGCAAGTCGGGTTGGGCGCAGCGTGCACCGCGTGAGCGAGCACGCGTGTTCGCGAAGTGGGCATCCCTGGTCGTCGAGCACGCCTCCGAGTTGGCGCAATTGGAGTCGGTGGTCTCCCCGCGGCTCTACAGCGATGCCCACATGTGGGACATAAACAATGCCGCAGAACTCATCCGCTTCAGCGCCGAGGCCGCGGACAAGCTGGAAGGCCAGACACTCGCCACGGCCGCAGACGCATTGAGTATGGTCGTGCGGGAGCCCTATGGCGTGGTGGCAGGCATCACACCGTTCAATGCGCCGATGGCGCTGGCGGTCACGAAGGTAGCTCCGGCCCTGATCGCAGGAAACGCCTGCGTCATCAAGCCTTCGGAGTTCACGCCGTACTCGCTGGTCAGAATCGCGCAACTGGGCCATCAGGCAGGGCTGCCAGAGGGACTGTTCAACGTCGTGTCAGGCTCCGGTGGCAGCACAGGCAGTGCGCTGATCAAGCATCCCGACGTTGACTACGTGAGCTTCACTGGCTCGACCACGGCGGGTGCGCGGGTCATGGCGGACGCCGCCCTGGCCGGCGTGAAGCCCGTGAGCCTGGAGCTTGGCGGCAAGAGCCCTCACCTCGTGTTCGACGATGCCGGAGACATCGACACGCTCGCAGAAATGATAGTCGGCAGTTGCACGCGCAACGCAGGTCAGGTCTGCTTCACTGGCTCACGCCTGGTGGTGCACAAGAGCCTCGCGGATCGGCTGATCGAACGCATGCGGGCCATTATGGTCGACATCAGGCACGGACCCACATGGGACGTCACTTCAAGAATGGGACCCATCATGTCCGAGGCCCAAGGCCGGCGTATCGAGGACATCCTGGCGCGCGCGACGGATGCAGGCACGCGCGTTCTGACGGGCGGGCGGCGTGCGGAAACGCCCTTCGGGGGCGTGTATTTCGAACCGACCATCCTGCTCGCCGCCACGTCCGACAGCCCCGCAGTTCGCGAGGAGTTCTTCGGGCCGGTGTTGACCGTACAGACCTTCAGCGAAGACGATGAAGGAATCTCCCTGGCCGGGCATCCGATGTTCGGGCTGGCCGCGGGTATCCACACGAAGAGCCTGGAGCGCGCCTTGCGGGCCGCCCGCAGCATCTCGGCGGGCTCGGTCTGGATCAATCACTACGGCCCCGTTCCGGACTACAACAGCCCGTTCTTCTCGCCTCACAAGCAGTCCGGACTGGGACAGGAGGGCGGAATGCCTGGGGTGCAAAAATACTTGAAATCAAAGGCGATCCGGCTCAAGCATGGCTTCTTCGCCTGA
- a CDS encoding LysR family transcriptional regulator, with protein sequence MSLLVYMTTTSTFERVLSLKQLRLIVTLAKERHLSRTADLIHITQPAASRMLAQLEELVGARLFDRSTKRVVPTSAGLRLVHHAHRILAQIEEAESDLRGSWSGSEEYRIGVLPTFATDLLARAIRSLNGMMPNLRLKLTEAMGGDLYADLLSGSIDVMLSHAEIPVDLSKVEVLALYDEFPQTLCGAGHRLAGREKVTWKELAQERWLLPQMENPLRGKLDRVLAVHRKASHANLPDIEISRGQVALSLLQQDDCLWITSRRQARNHVESGRVCMINQKDELVSGPMCCFNLRGEKEVLNRMFKQCLQEAI encoded by the coding sequence ATGTCATTGTTGGTATATATGACCACTACTAGCACTTTTGAACGGGTTCTCTCTCTTAAACAATTGCGCCTCATCGTGACGCTCGCAAAGGAGCGACATCTCAGCCGCACGGCGGACCTGATTCACATCACACAGCCCGCGGCCTCGCGAATGCTGGCTCAGTTGGAGGAGTTGGTGGGCGCCAGGTTGTTCGATCGGAGCACCAAGCGCGTGGTGCCTACGTCCGCCGGGCTGAGGCTGGTGCACCACGCGCACCGCATCCTCGCGCAGATCGAAGAGGCGGAGTCGGATCTTCGCGGCTCCTGGTCCGGCAGCGAGGAATATCGGATCGGCGTTCTGCCGACCTTCGCCACGGATCTGCTGGCTCGCGCCATCAGGTCCCTGAACGGGATGATGCCGAATCTCAGACTCAAGCTGACCGAAGCGATGGGCGGCGACCTGTATGCCGACCTTCTCAGCGGATCGATCGACGTGATGCTGAGTCATGCTGAAATCCCCGTCGATCTCAGCAAGGTGGAAGTGCTAGCGCTGTATGACGAGTTCCCTCAGACCTTGTGCGGGGCCGGGCATCGCCTGGCCGGCCGCGAGAAAGTCACGTGGAAGGAACTCGCGCAGGAACGATGGCTGCTCCCACAGATGGAGAACCCCTTGCGCGGCAAGCTGGATCGCGTTCTCGCGGTGCACCGAAAGGCGAGTCATGCGAACCTGCCGGACATAGAAATCAGCCGCGGGCAGGTGGCGCTTTCCTTACTCCAGCAGGACGACTGCCTGTGGATCACCTCTCGGCGCCAAGCGCGAAACCATGTCGAATCTGGTCGAGTTTGCATGATCAATCAGAAGGATGAGTTGGTCAGCGGACCGATGTGCTGCTTCAACCTGAGGGGTGAAAAGGAGGTGCTGAACAGAATGTTCAAGCAGTGCTTACAAGAAGCGATCTAG